From the Thermovirga lienii DSM 17291 genome, one window contains:
- a CDS encoding ABC transporter related protein (PFAM: ABC transporter~TIGRFAM: cell division ATP-binding protein FtsE~COGs: COG2884 ATPase involved in cell division~InterPro IPR017871: IPR003439: IPR003593~KEGG: tai:Taci_0487 ABC transporter related protein~PFAM: ABC transporter related~SMART: AAA ATPase~SPTR: ABC transporter related protein), translated as MEIKIEGVVKQFPPDILALRNITITIPQGDFVYLVGPTGSGKTTLMRLITREVVPTKGRVLVGGTDLRKLGMTDLAYYRREIGVVFQDFRLLPHLTVYENLTFVQEAIGMPRDLIEERTNEILDKMGLWRRRFLYPEQLSGGEQQRLAIARATINCPSILLADEPTGNLDLQTAEEIMKILLSINATGTTLVVATHNQYIVDEFRQRVISLRGGRIIRDERKGRFEIDDDF; from the coding sequence ATGGAGATAAAAATAGAAGGCGTGGTCAAGCAGTTTCCTCCTGATATACTGGCCCTTAGGAATATAACCATCACAATTCCCCAAGGAGATTTTGTTTACTTGGTAGGGCCAACAGGTTCGGGAAAGACTACGCTGATGCGCCTAATAACCAGGGAGGTCGTGCCCACCAAGGGTAGGGTCCTGGTTGGAGGAACGGACCTGAGAAAATTGGGCATGACGGATCTTGCGTACTATAGGAGAGAGATAGGAGTAGTGTTCCAAGATTTTCGTTTGTTGCCCCACCTTACCGTATACGAGAACCTCACTTTTGTCCAAGAAGCCATAGGAATGCCCAGAGACCTCATCGAGGAGAGGACGAACGAGATTTTGGATAAAATGGGCCTGTGGCGTAGGCGCTTTCTATACCCTGAACAACTTTCTGGAGGGGAGCAACAAAGGCTTGCCATAGCTAGAGCTACTATAAATTGTCCAAGCATATTATTGGCCGATGAACCTACTGGTAACCTGGATTTGCAGACTGCCGAGGAAATAATGAAAATATTGTTATCCATAAACGCTACGGGCACCACCCTGGTGGTGGCTACCCATAACCAATATATCGTGGATGAATTCAGGCAGAGGGTCATTAGTTTGAGAGGTGGGCGCATTATAAGAGATGAGAGAAAAGGAAGGTTCGAGATAGATGACGACTTTTAA
- a CDS encoding Transketolase central region (PFAM: Transketolase, C-terminal domain; Transketolase, pyrimidine binding domain~COGs: COG3958 Transketolase C-terminal subunit~InterPro IPR005475: IPR005476~KEGG: aco:Amico_1460 transketolase central region~PFAM: Transketolase central region; Transketolase domain-containing protein~SPTR: Transketolase, C-subunit) gives MDRKSTRDGFGEALCELGRIRDDVVVVDADVATSTRTEGFRKAFSERFFNVGIAEQEAVLVASGMALCGELPFVSSFAAFLTTRAYDQIRTCVAMPNLNVKLVGTHGGITVGEDGITHQMTEDIALMRSLPNMKVFVASDFNSAKALTFHLAEIEGPAYLRVGREPTQKIYEAGNDDFPVGEAKLLRPGDGVTICACGIMVPEALKAAEILGSQGINAEVMDCYCIKPLPKQQILASIRRTGCCVIAEEHNIIGGLGEAVARVVSEEYPVPIRLVGVSDRYGQSGTARELQEYYGLTYREIVGAAAQVWALRRR, from the coding sequence GTGGATAGGAAGAGTACCCGCGATGGATTCGGCGAAGCCCTATGCGAGTTGGGGCGCATCAGAGACGACGTAGTTGTAGTGGACGCAGATGTTGCGACTTCAACACGTACTGAAGGTTTCAGAAAAGCTTTCAGCGAGAGGTTTTTCAACGTGGGGATAGCAGAGCAGGAGGCAGTGCTGGTTGCTTCCGGAATGGCTTTATGTGGTGAGCTTCCTTTTGTCAGCTCTTTCGCTGCATTCCTTACTACCAGAGCGTACGATCAGATACGGACTTGTGTCGCCATGCCTAACTTGAACGTCAAGTTAGTAGGGACCCACGGAGGTATAACCGTGGGAGAAGATGGCATTACTCATCAAATGACCGAGGACATCGCCCTCATGAGGAGTCTTCCCAACATGAAAGTTTTTGTCGCATCGGATTTCAACTCAGCGAAGGCTTTGACTTTTCATTTGGCTGAAATAGAAGGACCGGCATATTTGCGGGTGGGACGGGAACCCACACAAAAAATCTACGAAGCGGGAAACGACGATTTCCCCGTAGGAGAAGCCAAGCTGTTGAGGCCTGGAGATGGAGTAACCATATGTGCCTGTGGCATCATGGTCCCCGAGGCGCTAAAAGCAGCGGAGATCCTTGGCAGTCAGGGCATAAACGCAGAGGTTATGGATTGTTACTGCATTAAACCCCTTCCTAAACAACAAATTCTGGCCTCTATAAGGAGGACAGGGTGTTGTGTGATCGCAGAGGAACACAACATTATTGGAGGATTAGGTGAAGCCGTTGCAAGGGTTGTAAGTGAGGAATATCCGGTACCTATAAGATTGGTCGGAGTGTCCGATAGATATGGGCAAAGTGGTACGGCAAGGGAGCTCCAGGAGTATTATGGGCTGACTTACAGAGAGATAGTAGGAGCCGCTGCGCAAGTTTGGGCTTTGAGAAGGAGGTAA
- a CDS encoding Transketolase domain-containing protein (PFAM: Transketolase, thiamine diphosphate binding domain~COGs: COG3959 Transketolase N-terminal subunit~InterPro IPR005474~KEGG: aco:Amico_1461 transketolase domain protein~PFAM: Transketolase domain-containing protein~SPTR: Transketolase domain protein) has product MEKEREDFLKKTALEIRKDVVRTIGVANAAHLASSLSIVEILVYLYWEVMRFNPQKPYWKERDRFVFSKGHACPALYAVLARLGFFDREELWSYRRLGAMLQGHPEYRRTPGIDAPSGSLGMGLGISVGMALSLRLRRLTSRVFCLLGDGEFQEGAVWESVMNANHYKLDNLIAIVDVNGYQMEGKTESINNLEPLQDKLESFGWKAYQCDGHDLKELERAFKAVFACKGAPCAILARTIPGKGLKKIEEGVLSPTEPMSRLLMEEALRELEELDRTYFREGEEQGG; this is encoded by the coding sequence ATGGAAAAAGAACGAGAAGACTTTCTTAAAAAAACGGCGCTGGAAATCAGAAAGGACGTAGTTAGAACTATAGGAGTTGCCAATGCTGCTCACTTGGCATCCTCTCTTTCCATAGTGGAGATACTAGTTTACTTATATTGGGAAGTAATGAGGTTTAACCCCCAAAAACCCTATTGGAAGGAAAGGGATCGTTTTGTCTTCAGCAAAGGACACGCATGCCCAGCCCTCTACGCAGTCCTGGCGAGGTTGGGTTTTTTCGACAGAGAAGAGCTTTGGAGCTACAGGAGGCTTGGAGCTATGCTTCAGGGGCACCCTGAATACCGTAGGACTCCTGGGATAGATGCTCCTAGTGGGTCTCTGGGTATGGGGTTAGGCATCTCTGTGGGGATGGCTCTTTCTTTGAGGCTCAGGCGTTTGACTAGCAGAGTGTTTTGTTTGTTGGGGGATGGAGAATTTCAGGAAGGTGCTGTTTGGGAGTCTGTGATGAACGCAAACCACTACAAGCTCGACAACCTTATTGCGATCGTGGATGTCAATGGTTATCAAATGGAAGGAAAGACCGAGAGTATAAATAATTTGGAGCCGTTGCAGGATAAGCTGGAATCATTTGGATGGAAAGCCTACCAATGCGATGGGCATGACCTGAAGGAATTGGAGAGAGCCTTCAAGGCAGTTTTTGCCTGTAAGGGAGCACCCTGTGCAATACTTGCCAGGACCATTCCAGGCAAGGGATTGAAGAAGATAGAGGAGGGGGTTTTGAGCCCTACAGAGCCCATGTCTCGTCTTTTGATGGAGGAGGCCCTCAGGGAATTGGAGGAGCTGGATAGAACCTATTTCAGAGAAGGGGAAGAGCAAGGTGGATAG
- a CDS encoding polysaccharide pyruvyl transferase CsaB (PFAM: Polysaccharide pyruvyl transferase~TIGRFAM: polysaccharide pyruvyl transferase CsaB~COGs: COG2327 conserved hypothetical protein~InterPro IPR019896~KEGG: aco:Amico_1462 polysaccharide pyruvyl transferase CsaB~SPTR: Polysaccharide pyruvyl transferase CsaB;~TIGRFAM: polysaccharide pyruvyl transferase CsaB), with the protein MKRIFKVALCGYYGFGNLGDELLAEALVKLLEKQGVARSEIVILSSAPDLYEKRFGIKSIRRDDPAALWGVFRRTDSLLLGGGGLFQDVTSFRSCLYYWAVVRMAKLAGCNVWAFGNSIGPLKRKLSAYLTTRAYKACDFVAVRDQKALTWIRDRGIVGYKIPDPVIYLWNERMLTASMPIDNNRLLVNFRPWNGVLERQGAEAVSSFARERGLSVIGVALSEEDRLCMEEIHREGIIAFREIKRIATLDDVLEVMGSGEMAVGMRLHFCVLSLMSGFSPTAIPYDPKVREFAAEWGLPIWERGRPLRVLPKEDATIRNKLVSAKDNIEALMTKALNQMIG; encoded by the coding sequence ATGAAAAGGATATTTAAAGTTGCCCTTTGTGGGTATTACGGTTTTGGAAATTTAGGTGATGAACTACTTGCGGAGGCCTTGGTTAAGCTCTTGGAGAAACAGGGGGTTGCAAGGAGCGAGATAGTTATTCTCTCTTCGGCCCCGGATCTTTACGAGAAAAGGTTTGGTATAAAATCAATACGACGAGATGATCCTGCAGCGCTGTGGGGCGTGTTTAGACGTACCGATAGCTTGTTGTTGGGCGGAGGTGGATTGTTTCAAGATGTGACCAGTTTCCGTTCTTGCCTGTACTATTGGGCTGTGGTAAGAATGGCCAAGCTAGCTGGTTGCAATGTTTGGGCTTTTGGAAACTCCATTGGACCTCTTAAAAGAAAGTTATCTGCATACTTGACTACAAGGGCTTACAAGGCATGTGATTTTGTGGCTGTAAGAGACCAGAAGGCTTTGACGTGGATAAGAGATAGGGGCATTGTAGGTTATAAGATTCCAGATCCTGTCATATATTTGTGGAACGAACGTATGCTTACTGCCTCTATGCCTATTGACAACAATAGGCTTTTGGTAAATTTTAGACCGTGGAATGGTGTTTTGGAAAGGCAGGGTGCCGAGGCGGTTAGTAGCTTTGCTAGAGAAAGAGGTTTAAGTGTAATTGGAGTTGCTCTCTCTGAGGAGGATAGGCTTTGTATGGAGGAAATCCATAGAGAGGGTATCATTGCCTTCCGAGAAATAAAGAGAATTGCTACGTTGGATGATGTTTTGGAAGTTATGGGGTCCGGCGAGATGGCAGTTGGAATGCGTCTTCACTTTTGTGTTTTATCTCTTATGTCGGGTTTTTCCCCTACTGCCATACCTTATGACCCAAAAGTAAGGGAGTTTGCCGCAGAATGGGGGTTGCCCATTTGGGAACGAGGAAGACCTCTTAGAGTTTTACCTAAGGAAGATGCTACAATAAGGAACAAGCTAGTGTCCGCAAAAGACAATATCGAAGCTTTAATGACTAAAGCTCTGAACCAAATGATAGGGTGA
- a CDS encoding hypothetical protein (KEGG: aco:Amico_1463 hypothetical protein~SPTR: Putative uncharacterized protein) — protein sequence MNKRISLFALLLLLSVLAAVPGLKNRLAVERTHNTAGMVLEIQDIVGMAYESGKAFPQVISELREKGLSAIAVNELTGEALTQGYSLCGYGTALDFVPNLSYPTASMAALMLNQELDQKIKALILEYLRNKYPKTEVLDVPGGTVVVLPFDRTLAFDAGIVPDFSGLLLAQETGLPIVYRPGSAPKVKSHDLARALDWLLDRFHGIKAIVPGGVVVAGFPDVDAVAAVLRKHSIAVADIEFSRQIGASQLERALFPMILPLHSVTKEEIISRRLSRDVLIDRFVRAARERSVRLLYLRPPELLSVSSLDSTAGEMERIKNRLQNLGISIDWPSTYPLIKTGLFSYFALALVVYALSWQLLLWFFAIEGTTVSGRAALLIIILALISALPLSKVGLLLRVYGAIAAAFGAFAGAYLALEEGDRPVTRILRGFFVSVAVGLVIASVFGNTWYMLRMSAFSGVKLTLLVPPVLLLLLDLRRRIHPESLKEVMSRPPLWGEIVLFALLVVAAGVMLIRSGNVSLVPGWEKATRDLLEKVLIARPRTKELLVGYPCLAIWYYTVRCNLWPRYREIFRLGAVLAFASMINTFCHFHTHLSFTLLRVFNGLWGGLLIGILAIVAIRFLLLPLWKRWGSLLVE from the coding sequence ATGAACAAAAGGATTTCGTTGTTTGCTTTATTGCTTCTTCTATCGGTTTTGGCTGCTGTACCAGGCCTTAAAAATCGCTTGGCCGTTGAAAGAACTCATAACACGGCTGGTATGGTCCTGGAAATCCAGGATATCGTGGGGATGGCATACGAATCGGGGAAAGCCTTTCCCCAGGTGATCTCAGAGCTTAGAGAGAAGGGGCTTTCTGCAATTGCTGTTAATGAGCTTACAGGAGAAGCTTTAACCCAAGGATACAGTCTATGTGGGTACGGGACAGCGTTGGATTTTGTCCCCAACCTCAGTTACCCTACGGCCTCAATGGCAGCGCTGATGTTGAACCAAGAGTTAGACCAAAAGATAAAGGCACTCATTCTAGAGTATTTGCGCAATAAATACCCAAAGACAGAAGTTTTGGATGTGCCAGGTGGAACTGTAGTGGTCCTTCCCTTTGATAGAACTTTGGCCTTTGATGCGGGGATAGTACCCGATTTTTCAGGCCTTTTGTTGGCTCAAGAGACAGGTCTGCCCATAGTTTACAGGCCCGGTTCCGCCCCAAAGGTCAAAAGTCATGACTTGGCTCGAGCATTAGATTGGCTTTTAGATAGGTTCCATGGTATCAAGGCTATTGTACCAGGAGGAGTAGTGGTAGCTGGATTTCCTGACGTTGATGCAGTAGCCGCAGTGTTGAGAAAACACTCCATTGCTGTTGCCGATATAGAGTTTTCTAGACAGATAGGCGCGAGTCAACTTGAAAGAGCTCTTTTCCCTATGATCTTACCTCTGCACAGTGTTACAAAGGAGGAGATTATAAGCAGGAGGCTCTCCAGGGATGTGCTTATAGATAGGTTCGTTAGGGCTGCAAGAGAGCGATCTGTCAGGTTGCTCTACCTTCGTCCCCCAGAGTTACTTTCTGTCTCCAGCCTGGACAGTACTGCTGGAGAGATGGAGAGGATAAAAAACCGGTTACAGAACTTGGGTATTAGCATAGATTGGCCTAGTACTTACCCGTTGATTAAAACTGGTTTGTTTTCATATTTCGCTTTAGCTTTAGTTGTTTATGCTCTTTCATGGCAGCTGTTACTTTGGTTTTTTGCAATAGAGGGTACGACCGTAAGTGGAAGGGCGGCTCTTTTGATCATTATCTTAGCTCTAATCTCTGCTCTTCCATTAAGCAAGGTTGGCTTGCTTTTAAGGGTTTATGGGGCAATTGCCGCAGCTTTTGGAGCCTTTGCAGGAGCTTACCTTGCTTTGGAGGAAGGGGACAGGCCTGTAACTAGAATACTACGGGGCTTTTTTGTTTCAGTAGCAGTGGGGCTTGTGATAGCTTCGGTTTTTGGGAATACATGGTATATGCTGAGAATGAGTGCTTTTTCGGGGGTAAAGCTGACACTGCTTGTCCCGCCTGTTTTGCTTTTGCTCTTGGATCTGAGAAGACGAATTCACCCCGAATCATTGAAAGAAGTCATGTCCAGGCCACCTCTTTGGGGAGAGATAGTTCTTTTTGCCCTTTTGGTGGTAGCTGCCGGAGTTATGCTCATAAGAAGTGGCAACGTTTCATTGGTTCCAGGCTGGGAGAAGGCCACAAGGGACCTTTTGGAAAAGGTCCTAATCGCGCGACCTAGGACGAAAGAGTTGTTGGTGGGATACCCTTGTTTGGCGATTTGGTATTATACAGTGCGATGTAATCTTTGGCCCAGGTATAGAGAAATATTTCGTCTTGGGGCGGTTTTGGCATTTGCTTCCATGATAAACACCTTTTGTCACTTCCATACTCATCTGTCTTTTACTTTACTGAGGGTTTTTAATGGTTTATGGGGAGGACTGTTGATAGGTATTTTGGCGATTGTGGCCATCAGGTTTTTGTTGTTACCTTTGTGGAAGCGTTGGGGAAGTTTATTGGTAGAATGA
- a CDS encoding maf protein (PFAM: Maf-like protein~TIGRFAM: MAF protein~COGs: COG0424 Nucleotide-binding protein implicated in inhibition of septum formation~InterPro IPR003697~KEGG: csc:Csac_1865 maf protein~PFAM: Maf family protein~SPTR: Maf-like protein Csac_1865;~TIGRFAM: maf protein), with protein sequence MVLEIRDMHIVLASGSPRRKELLQGLGWTFSVVPSNVPEDFPPEMTPEEGAVDVARRKAEDVARNYPDALVIAADTVVVLENRVLGKPQNREEAFSMLSQLAGRQHVVVTAIALCYKNRCLVDAERTKVWFRSLTKEDIESYVALGESFDKAGAYGIQDRGALLVERIEGCFYNVMGLPLFRLSKMLEELGVSLEAQWRAGL encoded by the coding sequence ATGGTTCTTGAGATAAGGGATATGCATATAGTGTTGGCCTCTGGATCTCCTAGGAGAAAGGAACTTCTTCAAGGTCTAGGTTGGACCTTCTCTGTTGTTCCTTCGAACGTACCTGAAGATTTTCCTCCCGAGATGACCCCAGAAGAAGGAGCTGTGGATGTCGCCAGACGAAAAGCCGAGGATGTTGCTAGGAATTACCCTGATGCCTTAGTAATAGCAGCGGATACAGTAGTGGTTTTGGAGAACAGAGTTTTAGGAAAGCCCCAAAATAGGGAAGAGGCGTTCTCTATGTTGAGTCAACTTGCTGGGCGGCAGCACGTAGTAGTGACGGCCATCGCCTTGTGTTACAAGAACAGATGTCTAGTGGACGCCGAAAGGACAAAGGTCTGGTTCCGCTCCCTGACCAAGGAAGATATAGAATCTTATGTTGCCTTAGGAGAATCTTTTGATAAAGCTGGAGCTTACGGAATTCAAGATAGAGGAGCATTACTGGTGGAAAGAATAGAAGGTTGTTTTTATAACGTTATGGGTTTGCCTCTCTTTAGGTTAAGTAAGATGCTGGAAGAACTTGGTGTCTCTTTAGAAGCGCAGTGGAGGGCTGGGTTATGA
- a CDS encoding hypothetical protein (KEGG: aco:Amico_1465 hypothetical protein~SPTR: Putative uncharacterized protein), producing the protein MASGRSGRWLIFLLMVILGTFLGIFLSRFGVLAKYFKNIVDVGFDTGSLDLLFINLRFALSFKINLGTFIGALAGVWFLR; encoded by the coding sequence ATGGCGAGTGGTCGTTCTGGCCGTTGGCTTATTTTCCTGTTGATGGTTATTTTGGGGACTTTTTTGGGCATTTTCCTGAGTAGGTTTGGTGTGCTTGCCAAGTATTTTAAAAATATAGTAGATGTTGGCTTTGATACTGGCTCGCTGGACCTGCTGTTTATAAATCTGCGATTTGCGCTCTCATTCAAGATAAACTTAGGCACCTTTATAGGAGCGTTGGCGGGCGTATGGTTCTTGAGATAA
- a CDS encoding Bacitracin resistance protein BacA (PFAM: Bacitracin resistance protein BacA~TIGRFAM: undecaprenyl-diphosphatase UppP~COGs: COG1968 Uncharacterized bacitracin resistance protein~InterPro IPR003824~KEGG: aco:Amico_1466 bacitracin resistance protein BacA~PFAM: Bacitracin resistance protein BacA~SPTR: Undecaprenyl-diphosphatase) — protein MIKSVLLGALQGFTEFLPVSSSGHLVLAQSLLGFAEHPLPFDILLHIATMLATVCFFYKSIWEALKGWLWGFTRRDLRDSWGWETGWAVIVGNVATVFVALLMKDKVAYMFQSPTFVGIALIITGLVLWYGSGKKGTRIKPDLKSGFLCGLAQGIAVIPGISRSGITIVTALVRGFSLEEAFRFSFMLSLPAIGGAVILEILDAGAIDAFASNLPKGWIWGVLSAFLCGMFALAILRRVVIFGKWRYFSVYCFVVGVLSLFVGMKGV, from the coding sequence ATGATCAAATCCGTTTTACTGGGAGCCCTACAGGGATTTACTGAGTTTTTGCCAGTATCAAGCTCTGGACACCTAGTTTTGGCGCAGAGTCTCCTCGGCTTTGCTGAACATCCCTTACCATTCGATATATTGCTTCATATTGCTACAATGCTGGCAACGGTGTGCTTTTTTTATAAGTCCATCTGGGAAGCCTTGAAGGGATGGCTATGGGGGTTTACAAGGAGGGACCTTAGGGATTCGTGGGGCTGGGAGACAGGATGGGCGGTTATAGTTGGCAACGTCGCAACCGTCTTTGTGGCGCTCCTAATGAAAGACAAGGTGGCATATATGTTCCAGTCCCCTACATTTGTAGGTATAGCGCTTATCATAACGGGCTTGGTTTTGTGGTACGGATCCGGCAAGAAGGGAACACGTATAAAGCCTGACCTCAAATCTGGCTTTTTGTGCGGTTTAGCCCAGGGAATAGCTGTGATACCTGGAATTTCCAGATCCGGAATAACCATTGTAACGGCTTTAGTAAGGGGGTTTTCCCTGGAAGAGGCCTTTAGATTTTCTTTTATGCTCTCGCTGCCAGCAATAGGTGGTGCAGTCATATTGGAGATCTTGGATGCTGGTGCCATAGATGCTTTTGCTTCCAATCTTCCAAAGGGATGGATATGGGGAGTTTTGAGTGCTTTCCTCTGCGGTATGTTTGCTTTGGCCATTCTAAGAAGGGTAGTTATATTTGGCAAGTGGCGATATTTTTCGGTCTACTGTTTTGTTGTTGGTGTTTTAAGCCTTTTTGTCGGGATGAAAGGAGTTTGA
- a CDS encoding transposase mutator type (PFAM: Transposase, Mutator family~COGs: COG3328 Transposase and inactivated derivatives~InterPro IPR001207~KEGG: gwc:GWCH70_1766 transposase mutator type~PFAM: transposase mutator type~SPTR: Transposase mutator type), protein MAHYQVTVDCDLLQGLFIRDDGLARLVENIVNQILDAQATEQLRAKPYERTEERQGYRNGYRDKLLKSRVGELTLMVPRLRSGHFSTELFERYQRSEQALLLAMVEMVVNGVSTRKVRAVVDELCGTEFSKSTVSSLCKRLDDIVKEWNERDLSSQEYPFLLVDAIVIRVRKGGRVRLSSVLLATGINREGYREILGLMLGDSESEAAWSEFFGRLKERGLKGVDLVVSDDHKGLINAIETHFQGATWQRCQTHFIRNILDACPKSLQGDLHGRLRLIFDAPDMETARRLLNETIEAFGARAPKAVERLEAGFEDAMAVMALPGRYRKRLRTTNGVERLNQEIRRRERVIRIFPNEESAVRLIGAVLVEIDEVWTTGKRYFDMAEYWEWKANTEKQQKEVNNADTQVNVA, encoded by the coding sequence ATGGCTCACTACCAGGTTACCGTAGACTGTGATCTCTTGCAAGGATTATTTATTCGGGATGATGGATTGGCTCGGTTGGTGGAGAACATCGTGAATCAGATACTCGATGCTCAGGCTACCGAACAACTCAGGGCCAAGCCATACGAACGTACCGAAGAGCGGCAGGGGTACCGCAACGGGTATCGGGATAAGCTGCTCAAGTCTCGCGTAGGAGAACTTACGCTTATGGTTCCCCGTCTCCGGAGCGGGCACTTCTCCACGGAGCTTTTCGAGCGGTACCAGCGGAGCGAGCAGGCGCTCTTGCTGGCCATGGTCGAGATGGTCGTGAACGGCGTATCCACCAGGAAGGTAAGGGCGGTTGTTGATGAACTATGCGGCACGGAGTTCTCCAAATCCACCGTATCCAGCCTGTGCAAAAGACTGGACGACATCGTAAAGGAGTGGAACGAGCGAGATTTGAGCAGCCAGGAATACCCATTTCTCCTGGTAGATGCCATTGTCATCCGGGTGCGTAAAGGCGGCCGGGTACGGCTTTCAAGCGTACTTCTCGCTACAGGGATCAACCGGGAGGGATACCGGGAGATTTTAGGGCTTATGCTCGGGGATAGCGAATCAGAGGCTGCTTGGTCGGAGTTCTTCGGCCGGCTCAAGGAGCGCGGTCTCAAGGGAGTGGACTTGGTTGTTTCGGATGATCACAAGGGCTTGATCAATGCGATAGAAACCCACTTCCAAGGAGCGACATGGCAGCGGTGCCAGACCCACTTTATCCGGAACATCCTGGACGCCTGTCCTAAGAGCCTCCAGGGCGACCTGCACGGGCGACTGCGGTTGATCTTCGACGCGCCGGATATGGAGACGGCCAGGCGGTTGCTGAACGAAACGATAGAGGCCTTTGGCGCCCGGGCGCCAAAGGCGGTAGAGCGACTTGAAGCTGGTTTCGAGGACGCAATGGCGGTGATGGCACTACCAGGGCGCTACCGGAAGCGGCTGCGCACCACCAATGGAGTCGAGCGGCTCAACCAGGAGATCCGCCGGCGGGAGCGGGTGATCCGAATCTTCCCTAACGAGGAGTCGGCTGTGAGACTGATCGGAGCAGTGCTTGTAGAGATCGACGAGGTGTGGACCACAGGAAAGCGCTACTTTGATATGGCAGAGTATTGGGAGTGGAAGGCTAACACAGAAAAACAGCAGAAGGAGGTGAATAATGCCGATACCCAGGTAAATGTAGCTTAA